The proteins below are encoded in one region of Nitrospira sp.:
- a CDS encoding dipeptide epimerase — translation MPEHSHRIQKVELWPIDVPITDPFVVATGSRVLAQNALVRVTLADGTEGYGEMAPFPEVGGETRDTCLVTAETLAKSLLGRSSLQYRTLSQEMTEQAPAYPAVRCGLETAVLDALSRSAGIPLWSLWGGANLRPHETDITIPIADAARTMTLARHWYAQGFRQFKMKVGHDVDEDIRRLEAVHRACEGVSFIVDANQGYTRAEAVAIIEGLRSCGGHILLLEQPLPREDVDGMAALRHGWRVPVAADESVRTLDDLHTMIHYQAADFINIKITKTGVMAAMDIAIAARTAGLHLMIGGMIETRIAMGCSFGLALGLGGFEVLDLDTPLLLASDPVTGGYQYEGPRLLPWNEPGLGLRTQTAGLVTTVA, via the coding sequence ATGCCGGAGCATTCCCATCGAATCCAGAAGGTGGAACTGTGGCCCATCGATGTCCCGATTACCGACCCGTTCGTGGTCGCGACGGGAAGCCGGGTGCTTGCGCAAAATGCACTCGTGCGGGTCACACTGGCCGATGGAACGGAAGGCTATGGTGAAATGGCTCCATTTCCGGAAGTCGGCGGCGAAACAAGGGATACCTGTCTGGTCACTGCCGAGACATTGGCGAAATCCCTGCTGGGACGGTCATCGCTCCAATATCGGACACTGTCCCAGGAGATGACCGAGCAAGCGCCCGCCTACCCTGCCGTCCGCTGCGGGTTAGAAACCGCCGTTCTGGATGCCCTGTCCCGCTCCGCGGGCATCCCGCTGTGGAGTCTATGGGGTGGAGCAAACCTGCGTCCACATGAGACCGACATCACCATCCCCATCGCCGATGCGGCACGAACCATGACCTTGGCACGGCACTGGTACGCTCAGGGGTTCCGACAGTTCAAGATGAAGGTGGGACACGATGTGGATGAGGATATTCGACGACTGGAAGCCGTGCACCGGGCCTGCGAGGGCGTCTCTTTCATTGTCGATGCCAATCAAGGCTATACGCGAGCCGAAGCGGTCGCCATCATAGAAGGACTTCGGAGTTGCGGGGGCCACATTCTTCTCCTGGAGCAGCCCCTCCCGAGGGAAGACGTGGACGGCATGGCGGCATTGCGGCACGGGTGGCGCGTCCCGGTCGCTGCGGACGAGTCAGTGCGGACCCTCGACGACCTCCATACCATGATCCATTATCAGGCCGCGGATTTCATCAACATCAAAATCACCAAAACTGGGGTCATGGCCGCCATGGACATCGCCATTGCCGCTCGCACCGCCGGCCTGCACCTCATGATCGGAGGGATGATCGAAACCAGAATCGCCATGGGATGTTCCTTCGGATTAGCGCTTGGCCTTGGGGGGTTCGAGGTCCTGGATCTGGACACCCCGCTCCTGTTGGCATCCGATCCGGTCACTGGTGGGTATCAATACGAGGGGCCGAGGCTCCTCCCCTGGAACGAGCCTGGACTCGGATTGAGGACGCAGACGGCAGGCTTAGTCACAACCGTCGCCTAA